In the genome of Helicovermis profundi, the window TTGATATGACAAAGTTTGATGAAAATTATAGTGTTGGTTCAGATACATTTTCGCTTGGAAGTTTTTTATTTGATAAATCAAAAATAACAGATAATACGCCTGCAGTAGATTATTTTTCTGGAAATGTATATTCTAAACGAATTTTTTATAAGAATGGTGATGCTATAAGCAATAAAGGTAAGTTTACTATTGAAACAAATACAAAATCTTTAGTAGGATATAAACACAAATGGGGAAATCAAGAAACAGAAATATTAAATGAGAAGCTTGAGTATGAATATTTAAATCCTAATTATGATTCAACTAATGCATCTTCATCAAAATATTTGAAATGGACAGGAAATGCAACGCTAAAAATGTCTTCAACAAAAAAAGTGGATTTTTTACTTCAAGGTACTGATCCTCAAAATATAAGTTTTAGAAAAAATTATATTCAAACTGATTCAGAAATAAATTTATTAAGCTATAAATGTAATTTACCTACATTAGTAAGTGGTGGTAGTTTTAATGATTTAAAAAGAAATTCTTTGGAAAATAGTATTAGAAAAGATATAACTTTAGATACTACAAGTAAAATTGTTCCTAAAATAAAAGATATTGGAGGGTATTGGGCTGAAAATAATATTTTTCTTTTAGCTTCAATTGGCATATATGATGTAATTCCAAATTATTTTATGGCTGATTTACCTATTTCAAGAATTGAATTTGCAAAAGAAATTGTTAGGGCTATAACGGATGATTTAAATTATTTAGATGATGAAGCCAAACTTAAGCAAAAGTTAATTTTACTTAAAAGGCCTACTGCTGTTAAACCTGATAATTTTGATGATATTGATCTAAATTCTAAAGATTCTTTT includes:
- a CDS encoding S-layer homology domain-containing protein; protein product: MNRKVYFKNSDKGVISMEKHIKRIISINLVFIALIIMSFASFGEIAGSYGGITGDPQLKVGVFEYEEVTFITGEPVILKGTVTIPPVDKSPLSYNMSYTYSAQNTEKKIVLSRKITYLVTKTIDKANNQTITKIDMTKFDENYSVGSDTFSLGSFLFDKSKITDNTPAVDYFSGNVYSKRIFYKNGDAISNKGKFTIETNTKSLVGYKHKWGNQETEILNEKLEYEYLNPNYDSTNASSSKYLKWTGNATLKMSSTKKVDFLLQGTDPQNISFRKNYIQTDSEINLLSYKCNLPTLVSGGSFNDLKRNSLENSIRKDITLDTTSKIVPKIKDIGGYWAENNIFLLASIGIYDVIPNYFMADLPISRIEFAKEIVRAITDDLNYLDDEAKLKQKLILLKRPTAVKPDNFDDIDLNSKDSFYTSYVKEKGIMHGMGNSGEFFKPYRSLTRAQAITIMVNALGLSDIAPKPPYKTKFKDDADIPLWSKDAIYIANEIGLVSGYQDETIRANGEITKGEASVLIKNFINHLKDNITSDYREKVMSRY